The following are encoded together in the Stegostoma tigrinum isolate sSteTig4 chromosome 20, sSteTig4.hap1, whole genome shotgun sequence genome:
- the LOC125461848 gene encoding interferon-induced protein with tetratricopeptide repeats 5-like, with protein sequence MSNTLKDSLKPKLGQLQCHFTWAPQKENIDLDDMEHRLEDLIQAGVKYQAMPYNQLAFVNCLQGNCEEAIQNLKEAEKILKEKHEDEFEKRIIVTYGNYAWVYYHMERLEEAQSYLDKLETVCKLFPEASRFTAMIPEVYGEKGWSLLRSTRKYYEEAKECFEKALEEDPDNTEWNVGYATVLSRLEVFSGTTGSGESVKWFRRVLELDPDDSVSMVLLALKLQELNKKAEAFTLVERALQKSPDLLYVLRYAAKFHRKEGNLERSLELLKRGLKIAPDSAFLHHQVGLCYKTKLMPLIKNPHLKKHRSLSSQQITELINQCKYHFEMASENRPLTFVIAKLDYAVVCSLNKEYLKVEEIFSNLLRSEQMHPDDRQSVHFQAGLFELHHKRSESNAIAHFLEGLKFKRSSKEWESCRKYLIKIATRQIDSNQRDSKAFGILGHVYQLAGEKRNAIECFEKALQIDHDNEKYLSALLELRLSLQAKNDTPS encoded by the exons ATGAG CAACACTTTGAAGGATTCCTTGAAACCAAAACTCGGCCAGCTTCAATGTCACTTCACATGGGCCCCACAGAAAGAAAACATCGACTTGGATGATATGGAACACAGATTAGAAGATTTAATACAGGCTGGTGTGAAATATCAAGCCATGCCTTATAATCAACTAGCTTTTGTAAACTGTCTGCAAGGAAACTGTGAAGAGGCAATACAGAATTTAAAGGAAGctgaaaaaattctgaaggagaaacACGAAGATGAGTTTGAGAAAAGAATCATTGTCACCTATGGAAACTATGCCTGGGTTTATTATCACATGGAGCGACTGGAAGAGGCTCAGTCCTACCTCGACAAGCTGGAGACGGTCTGTAAACTATTTCCTGAAGCCTCCCGATTTACAGCAATGATACCCGAGGTTTATGGGGAGAAGGGTTGGTCACTGTTGAGGTCAACCAGGAAGTATTATGAGGAAGCAAAGGAATGTTTTGAAAAGGCTCTGGAGGAAGATCCTGATAACactgaatggaatgttggctatGCCACTGTTCTGTCTCGCCTGGAAGTGTTTTCTGGAACCACAGGGTCTGGGGAATCAGTGAAGTGGTTCAGACGTGTGCTGGAGCTTGATCCTGATGACTCTGTATCCATGGTGCTGTTGGCTTTAAAGCTTCAGGAGCTCAACAAAAAGGCGGAAGCATTCACTTTAGTTGAAAGGGCTTTGCAGAAGTCCCCTGATCTTCTATATGTGCTTCGATACGCAGCCAAATTTCACAGGAAAGAAGGAAATTTGGAAAGGTCTTTGGAGCTCTTGAAAAGAGGATTGAAAATTGCCCCAGATTCTGCCTTCTTACACCATCAAGTAGGACTGTGTTACAAAACCAAACTAATGCCACTGATCAAAAACCCACACCTCAAAAAGCATCGCAGTCTTAGCTCACAACAGATAACTGAATTGATCAATCAATGCAAGTATCATTTTGAAATGGCAAGCGAGAATCGTCCTTTAACATTTGTCATTGCAAAGTTGGATTATGCGGTAGTCTGTTCATTGAATAAAGAATATCTCAAAGTAGAAGAGATCTTCAGCAATCTACTGAGGTCAGAGCAGATGCATCCTGATGATAGACAGTCAGTACATTTTCAGGCTGGGTTATTTGAACTGCATCACAAAAGATCAGAATCAAATGCCATCGCCCATTTTCTAGAAGGACTTAAATTCAAACGTTCCTCAAAGGAATGGGAATCGTGTCGCAAATACTTGATCAAGATTGCAACAAGACAAATTGATAGCAATCAAAGAGACAGCAAGGCCTTTGGTATCCTCGGACACGTATACCAGCTGGCTGGGGAGAAGCGTAACGCCATTGAATGCTTTGAAAAGGCCTTACAGATTGATCATGACAATGAAAAATACCTAAGTGCTCTTTTGGAACTTCGGCTTTCTCTCCAGGCTAAAAATGATACCCCAAGCTAA